The Leptospira hartskeerlii genome contains a region encoding:
- a CDS encoding adenylate/guanylate cyclase domain-containing protein: MDDSVRKVLENEEIIGAYVSNVFRYVLLLFFAIQITVNWKNGNFLANGIGFAFFAMITIAHTYVIRTCTNWAIKGFSYLALFADFIIITSILLYYTLHQDKFDLGFALKNPMLNFYLFPLAFSLIQFRLRYVVLSVILFYTVYFGIFTTAIVYDKVVFAQDWGDYVMGPNVLLTDILFGRPILYMILAFFFCFGILRTLIMIRRIGEGEAQRSLLSRYFSPGMVEEMMTNPDLLEGRRQTATILFTDIRNFTALSENMDPLELSRFLSSIRETLTDCVFEFGGTLDKYIGDAVMATFGTPYPSEDPASDAIRALQCGQRMLEKLGEFNKARESKGLEAVRIGIGIHTGEVFSGNIETSRRAEFTVIGDAVNTASRIESLTKNFGKELLVSEETWKLAGANFRGETLPPVQVKGKEKPVTVVAVGA, from the coding sequence ATGGACGATTCAGTCCGCAAGGTTTTAGAAAATGAAGAGATCATAGGCGCCTATGTATCCAACGTATTTCGGTACGTTCTTCTTCTATTTTTCGCAATCCAAATCACAGTAAATTGGAAAAACGGAAACTTTTTAGCTAATGGGATAGGATTCGCTTTTTTCGCGATGATCACTATAGCGCATACATATGTGATCCGAACCTGTACTAATTGGGCGATCAAAGGATTTTCGTATTTAGCGCTATTTGCAGATTTTATAATTATCACTTCTATATTACTTTATTATACTCTTCATCAAGATAAGTTTGATCTGGGTTTTGCCTTGAAAAACCCTATGCTGAACTTTTATCTCTTTCCTTTAGCATTCTCTCTGATCCAGTTTAGATTAAGATATGTCGTTCTTAGCGTAATTTTATTTTATACTGTTTACTTCGGGATCTTTACTACAGCAATAGTATACGATAAAGTTGTTTTCGCTCAGGATTGGGGCGATTATGTAATGGGTCCGAACGTTCTATTGACGGATATTCTTTTCGGTCGCCCCATCTTGTATATGATCCTAGCTTTCTTCTTTTGTTTCGGGATCTTAAGAACTCTAATCATGATCCGACGAATTGGCGAAGGGGAAGCACAAAGATCCCTACTCTCTCGCTACTTCTCCCCCGGAATGGTGGAAGAAATGATGACAAACCCGGATCTATTGGAAGGAAGAAGGCAAACTGCCACAATTTTATTCACCGATATCCGAAACTTCACTGCACTTTCCGAAAACATGGACCCTCTTGAGCTGAGTAGATTTCTTTCCTCCATTAGAGAAACATTAACTGATTGTGTTTTTGAATTCGGAGGAACCCTGGACAAATATATAGGCGACGCAGTCATGGCAACATTCGGGACTCCTTATCCATCCGAAGATCCTGCCTCTGACGCAATTCGCGCTTTACAATGCGGACAAAGGATGTTGGAAAAATTAGGAGAATTTAATAAAGCCAGAGAATCCAAAGGGCTGGAGGCAGTAAGGATCGGAATCGGGATCCATACAGGCGAAGTTTTCTCCGGAAATATTGAAACTAGTAGAAGAGCTGAATTCACAGTGATCGGAGACGCAGTCAACACCGCGTCTAGAATTGAATCTCTTACTAAAAACTTCGGAAAAGAACTTTTGGTGTCTGAGGAAACCTGGAAACTAGCAGGTGCAAATTTCAGAGGGGAAACTCTTCCTCCAGTGCAGGTAAAAGGAAAAGAAAAACCTGTGACTGTAGTGGCAGTTGGAGCCTGA
- a CDS encoding oxidoreductase, with protein sequence MNHRVAIIAGGTGLVGGELIQELLIDPSWDKVYLLVRKPLEWTHSKLELILTDWEKSLEFPQGVTDAFCTLGTTIGKAGSKENFKKVDLEYPISFAKAAREKGVKSFFIVTALGADPNSFVFYNQVKGEVEAEISKLGFETFGIFRPSLLEGDRKEFRLGEKIGSKLAFLINPLLIGPFKKYRSIHAKTVAKSMLNLAWSGKTGKQIIESDKIQILGASSARANLDTIL encoded by the coding sequence ATGAACCATAGAGTTGCAATCATTGCAGGCGGGACTGGTCTCGTTGGTGGAGAGCTTATACAGGAATTATTGATAGATCCATCTTGGGATAAAGTTTATCTTCTTGTCCGAAAACCTTTAGAATGGACCCATTCTAAACTTGAATTGATCCTTACTGATTGGGAAAAATCCCTCGAGTTTCCTCAGGGAGTGACTGATGCATTCTGCACTTTGGGAACTACGATCGGCAAAGCGGGCTCGAAGGAGAATTTTAAAAAAGTGGACCTAGAGTATCCAATCAGTTTTGCAAAAGCCGCAAGGGAGAAGGGTGTAAAATCATTCTTTATCGTGACCGCACTCGGAGCCGATCCGAATTCATTCGTATTTTATAATCAGGTAAAGGGAGAAGTAGAAGCAGAAATTTCCAAACTCGGTTTTGAAACTTTCGGAATTTTCAGGCCTTCTCTTTTAGAAGGGGATAGAAAAGAGTTCAGGTTAGGGGAGAAGATCGGGTCCAAACTTGCCTTCTTGATCAATCCTTTACTTATAGGTCCTTTTAAAAAATACAGATCCATTCATGCAAAGACAGTTGCCAAGTCCATGTTGAACTTGGCTTGGTCAGGAAAAACAGGAAAGCAGATCATAGAATCGGATAAGATCCAGATTTTGGGAGCTTCTTCTGCGAGAGCGAATTTGGATACGATTCTTTAG
- a CDS encoding acyl-CoA dehydrogenase family protein → MLENNYFLENEDLKQYFESLIDWEEVVEAFEQGFSDKKEYEKTGKEEFALAPGNKEEAIEFYRSVLESAGEIAGKEVAPFAQKMDAEGLIYEKGKVRFPKEMINAVNQVKDAGILPYSIGRKHGGLGLPCSVQAILMEIFSRADGSLAIALGCMNLAETIERFGSEEMVEAYVPKMAAGELCGAMALTEPNYGSDLPNLQTKAIKGEDGVWRITGAKRFITHACGFDNKPSIILTLARTGSPTSGARGLSFFIVKSEDVEIAGIEKKMGLHCSPTCEVVYENTPGILIGEEGYGLVKYSMAMMNGARLSIAGQAMGIGAAAYYEAKKYADEREQFGKKIKNIPAVKKMLDLMDREIIAMRSILQEASRSIDLYHWKSERMKESGIDEKEIKKDNSLKKWEKLANLFTPLSKYYITEQANKIAFDALQIHGGAGYTYDYDISRIYRDVRITNIYEGTTQLQVVAAIGGIVTGLGAKGILRQYLDEEMSLFSPSGELLENRKKLEDSHSFYTSLENGTSKDEVAFELVESATRVIIGVILEKGLKKLDGEAKVQRAALVHSYNQDSTALLEYNKIRIQNKKEVALV, encoded by the coding sequence ATGCTGGAAAATAATTATTTCTTAGAGAATGAAGACTTAAAACAATATTTCGAATCCTTAATAGACTGGGAAGAAGTGGTAGAAGCGTTTGAACAAGGTTTTTCCGACAAAAAAGAATACGAAAAAACCGGAAAAGAAGAATTTGCATTAGCCCCGGGAAATAAGGAAGAAGCCATTGAATTTTATAGATCCGTATTAGAATCCGCGGGAGAGATCGCAGGAAAGGAAGTGGCACCTTTTGCTCAAAAAATGGATGCAGAAGGTTTAATATACGAAAAAGGTAAAGTTCGTTTTCCAAAGGAAATGATAAACGCAGTCAATCAAGTTAAGGATGCCGGAATTCTCCCCTACTCAATCGGCCGTAAACATGGTGGATTAGGTCTACCATGTTCAGTCCAAGCAATTCTTATGGAAATATTTTCCAGGGCAGACGGCTCACTTGCGATCGCCTTAGGCTGTATGAATCTTGCTGAAACCATAGAAAGATTCGGTTCGGAAGAAATGGTAGAAGCTTACGTACCGAAAATGGCGGCAGGAGAACTCTGCGGAGCAATGGCCCTCACTGAACCTAATTACGGATCGGATCTTCCTAACTTGCAGACAAAAGCGATCAAAGGAGAGGATGGAGTCTGGAGGATTACCGGAGCAAAAAGATTTATCACGCATGCTTGCGGTTTCGATAATAAGCCTTCCATTATTCTTACATTAGCAAGAACAGGAAGTCCAACAAGCGGTGCAAGAGGACTCTCCTTCTTCATAGTTAAAAGTGAAGATGTGGAGATTGCCGGAATAGAGAAAAAAATGGGACTTCATTGTTCTCCGACATGTGAGGTCGTCTATGAAAACACTCCAGGTATATTAATCGGGGAAGAAGGTTATGGACTCGTAAAATATTCCATGGCAATGATGAACGGGGCAAGACTTTCCATTGCTGGACAAGCGATGGGAATCGGTGCTGCGGCTTATTACGAAGCCAAAAAGTATGCGGACGAAAGAGAACAATTCGGGAAGAAGATCAAAAATATCCCTGCGGTAAAAAAGATGTTAGATCTAATGGACAGAGAAATTATAGCAATGCGTTCCATTTTACAAGAAGCTTCCAGATCCATAGATCTTTATCATTGGAAATCCGAAAGAATGAAAGAATCCGGTATAGATGAAAAAGAGATCAAAAAAGACAATAGCCTAAAAAAATGGGAAAAACTCGCCAATCTATTCACTCCATTATCTAAATATTATATTACGGAACAGGCAAATAAGATCGCATTTGACGCACTCCAGATCCACGGAGGTGCGGGATACACTTATGACTACGATATTTCCAGGATCTACAGAGATGTAAGGATCACCAATATTTACGAGGGGACGACACAATTGCAGGTTGTGGCAGCAATTGGAGGAATTGTCACTGGGCTCGGAGCAAAAGGGATTTTAAGACAGTACCTGGACGAAGAAATGAGTCTATTCTCCCCTTCCGGTGAACTTTTAGAAAACCGCAAAAAATTAGAAGACTCCCATTCATTCTACACTTCTTTAGAAAATGGAACGTCCAAAGACGAAGTTGCATTCGAACTAGTGGAATCTGCGACTAGAGTCATCATTGGAGTGATCTTAGAAAAAGGCCTGAAAAAACTGGATGGAGAGGCGAAGGTGCAAAGAGCGGCTCTGGTTCATTCTTATAACCAAGATAGCACAGCTTTATTAGAATATAATAAAATCCGCATCCAGAATAAGAAGGAAGTAGCACTAGTTTAA
- the lipL32 gene encoding major surface lipoprotein LipL32, producing the protein MKKSSILIISTAIMVSFAACIGGLPGLQSNFSVGEQDIPGVGVKKLFAPYSETVNYWGYIKPGQAADAVVNGKKSYFLYIWVPAAIVELGVRLISPTGEIGEPSSGDFVSEAFKAATPEEKSMPNWFDTWIRVERLAAIMPNQIEGAAKGKALQNLGDNDDGDDTYTEERHNKYNSLLRIQIPNIPKSLDELKNIDTKKLLVRGLYRITFTTYKVGEVKGSFVATVGVLGPPGVPGLSPILHANPAELQKLAVDAEEKLKAAVAGDKK; encoded by the coding sequence ATGAAAAAATCTTCGATCCTTATAATCTCCACCGCTATAATGGTCAGCTTTGCTGCATGTATCGGTGGACTTCCCGGCCTACAAAGTAATTTCTCGGTCGGAGAACAAGACATTCCAGGAGTAGGAGTTAAGAAGCTTTTCGCGCCTTATTCTGAAACTGTGAACTATTGGGGATACATCAAACCAGGACAAGCCGCTGACGCAGTAGTAAACGGAAAGAAATCATATTTCCTTTATATTTGGGTTCCAGCAGCTATCGTTGAACTAGGCGTTCGTCTAATTTCCCCTACCGGAGAAATTGGTGAGCCATCTAGCGGCGACTTCGTGAGTGAGGCTTTCAAAGCTGCAACTCCTGAAGAAAAAAGCATGCCAAACTGGTTCGATACTTGGATTCGCGTAGAGCGCTTAGCAGCTATTATGCCGAACCAAATCGAAGGAGCAGCTAAAGGAAAAGCACTTCAAAATCTTGGCGACAATGATGATGGAGACGATACTTACACTGAAGAGCGTCACAACAAGTACAACTCTTTACTTCGTATCCAAATTCCTAATATTCCAAAAAGCTTGGATGAACTGAAAAACATCGACACTAAAAAACTTTTAGTTCGCGGTTTATACAGAATTACCTTCACTACTTACAAAGTAGGCGAAGTTAAAGGTTCTTTCGTAGCTACTGTTGGAGTTCTTGGCCCTCCAGGTGTTCCAGGTCTTTCTCCTATTCTTCACGCAAACCCAGCTGAATTGCAAAAATTGGCTGTTGATGCAGAAGAAAAATTGAAAGCTGCAGTTGCTGGAGACAAGAAGTAA
- a CDS encoding ParB N-terminal domain-containing protein has translation MKIRVSDIKVKNRIRKDLGDLHGLKSSIQNLGLLHPIIIDLDNKLVSGERRLECVKLLGWEYVDVRIVDVRSKKERVLIEAEENNVRLPFTPEEQERAQKLLRRYSHTGILGRLFAWLMDLWEWFWSWLFKS, from the coding sequence ATGAAAATTCGGGTCTCCGATATTAAGGTAAAGAACCGCATTCGTAAAGATTTGGGCGACTTACATGGCCTAAAATCTTCCATACAAAACTTAGGACTTTTGCATCCGATCATTATCGACCTGGACAATAAATTAGTCTCCGGCGAAAGACGCCTAGAATGTGTAAAACTTCTGGGCTGGGAATATGTTGATGTTCGGATTGTCGATGTACGAAGTAAAAAAGAAAGAGTTTTGATCGAAGCCGAAGAAAACAATGTACGGCTACCGTTTACCCCGGAAGAACAGGAAAGGGCTCAAAAGCTATTAAGAAGATATTCCCATACTGGGATCCTTGGTAGATTATTTGCCTGGCTCATGGATCTTTGGGAATGGTTTTGGTCCTGGCTTTTCAAAAGCTAA
- the metK gene encoding methionine adenosyltransferase, whose amino-acid sequence MSLQDFIFTSESVSEGHPDKVCDQISDAILDAYLAQDPKSRVACESLVTTNLVVIAGEVTSKGKIDAAEIARNVIKEIGYNDISLGFDAEFAVVSSHIHAQSPDISQGVTEGEGLFKEQGAGDQGLMFGFAIDETPELMPMPIYYSHELVRHLAGLRHNGKLNWLRPDAKSQVTVEYKNGKPTRIDTVVISTQHTPEVSHKQIEESVIEECIKKVIPANFLKDTKYFINPTGQFIIGGPHGDTGLTGRKIIVDTYGGYGRHGGGAFSGKDPSKVDRSAAYMGRYIAKNVVAAGLASQCEVQLAYAIGVAEPVSVHVDTFGTGKLSEEEIVKRIKANFKLTPRGITESLQLLEKGRKYRETAAYGHFGRSGETFTWERTDKAGALKG is encoded by the coding sequence ATGTCCCTTCAAGACTTCATCTTTACCTCGGAATCCGTATCGGAAGGACATCCGGACAAGGTTTGCGACCAAATTTCCGACGCAATTCTGGACGCTTATTTAGCTCAGGATCCTAAATCCAGGGTAGCCTGCGAGTCTCTAGTAACTACAAACCTAGTGGTTATCGCCGGGGAAGTTACCAGCAAGGGAAAAATCGACGCGGCTGAGATCGCAAGAAATGTGATCAAAGAGATCGGCTATAATGATATTTCCTTAGGATTTGACGCTGAGTTTGCAGTAGTTTCTTCTCATATTCATGCCCAAAGCCCTGACATTTCTCAAGGTGTTACCGAGGGAGAAGGTCTGTTTAAAGAGCAAGGAGCCGGTGACCAAGGTTTAATGTTCGGGTTCGCGATCGACGAAACTCCTGAACTTATGCCTATGCCTATCTATTACTCTCATGAGTTAGTTAGACATCTGGCTGGATTACGTCATAACGGTAAGTTGAATTGGCTTCGCCCTGATGCAAAGTCTCAAGTAACTGTAGAATACAAAAACGGAAAACCTACTCGTATAGACACCGTGGTTATTTCTACCCAACATACTCCTGAAGTTTCTCACAAACAAATTGAGGAATCCGTAATTGAAGAATGTATTAAGAAGGTAATCCCTGCAAACTTCTTAAAAGATACGAAATATTTTATCAACCCAACAGGGCAGTTTATCATCGGTGGGCCGCACGGAGATACAGGTCTGACAGGACGTAAGATCATCGTGGATACCTATGGTGGTTATGGAAGACATGGTGGTGGAGCATTCTCCGGAAAAGATCCATCCAAAGTGGATCGTTCAGCTGCATACATGGGTAGATATATCGCGAAAAACGTAGTAGCTGCAGGACTTGCTTCTCAGTGTGAGGTGCAGTTGGCATACGCGATCGGAGTTGCTGAGCCTGTTTCGGTTCACGTTGATACTTTCGGAACAGGTAAACTTTCCGAAGAAGAGATCGTAAAAAGAATTAAAGCAAACTTCAAACTGACTCCAAGAGGGATCACTGAGTCCTTACAATTGTTGGAGAAGGGAAGAAAATACAGGGAAACCGCTGCTTACGGGCATTTCGGAAGAAGTGGAGAAACATTCACCTGGGAAAGAACTGATAAAGCAGGAGCATTGAAAGGTTAA
- a CDS encoding transketolase family protein: MGAVSASSADQKATRDGYGDALHELGAERTDIVVLDADLSGSTKTNKFAKAFPDRFFNVGVAEQNLVGHAAGLALSGYVPFASSFAMFLSGRAWEVVRNSVVYPFLNVKLVASHGGITVGEDGASHQCIEDFATMRAIPEMVVICPSDYNETKQIIHAIADYKGPVYVRVGRPNLPLIERENYKFEIGKAEVMREGKDVLIIANGVLVNEAMIAVKELEAEGIQATLLNMATIKPIDKEAILKYAKLCGAVVTCEEHNVIGGLGSAVSEFLSEEHPVRVLKLGMKDTFGKSGTWSGLLDYFGLRSKNIVELAKKAVQSK, encoded by the coding sequence ATGGGAGCAGTATCCGCATCTAGCGCAGATCAAAAAGCAACGAGAGACGGTTACGGAGACGCATTGCACGAATTAGGTGCTGAGCGTACCGATATCGTAGTACTAGACGCGGATCTTTCCGGTTCTACTAAAACCAATAAATTCGCGAAGGCATTTCCAGATCGTTTTTTTAACGTAGGGGTTGCAGAGCAGAATTTAGTGGGACACGCAGCCGGACTCGCACTTTCAGGTTACGTTCCATTTGCTTCTTCTTTCGCGATGTTCTTATCCGGAAGAGCTTGGGAAGTAGTTCGTAACAGCGTAGTTTATCCTTTCTTAAACGTAAAATTAGTAGCTTCTCACGGTGGAATTACTGTAGGTGAGGACGGAGCTTCTCACCAATGTATCGAAGATTTTGCCACTATGAGAGCCATTCCAGAAATGGTTGTGATCTGTCCTTCCGATTATAACGAAACCAAACAGATCATCCATGCAATCGCAGATTATAAGGGACCGGTTTATGTAAGAGTGGGCCGTCCTAATCTTCCTTTGATCGAAAGAGAAAATTACAAATTCGAGATCGGAAAAGCGGAAGTGATGAGAGAAGGTAAAGACGTTCTTATCATTGCAAACGGAGTTCTTGTAAACGAAGCGATGATCGCAGTAAAAGAACTGGAAGCAGAAGGCATCCAAGCGACTCTTTTGAACATGGCGACCATCAAGCCTATCGATAAAGAAGCTATATTAAAATATGCTAAACTTTGCGGTGCAGTTGTCACTTGTGAAGAGCATAATGTGATCGGTGGATTAGGTTCCGCAGTCAGCGAATTCTTATCCGAGGAACATCCTGTGAGAGTTCTGAAATTAGGAATGAAGGACACATTCGGTAAATCCGGGACTTGGTCCGGACTTCTGGATTATTTCGGGCTCAGATCTAAAAACATAGTGGAACTAGCGAAAAAAGCAGTCCAATCCAAATAA
- a CDS encoding ATP-dependent Clp protease adaptor ClpS gives MPNSPSIEETTTEDPVQIGGPWRVVLWDDNEHTYEYVITMLMDVCKMTPEQAFGHAVEVDAQKKTVVFAGELEHAEHIQDLILNYGPDPLLPASKGSMSATLEE, from the coding sequence ATGCCTAACTCACCCTCAATAGAAGAAACCACCACAGAAGATCCGGTGCAAATCGGAGGCCCCTGGAGAGTGGTTTTATGGGATGATAACGAACATACCTACGAATATGTGATCACAATGCTCATGGATGTATGCAAGATGACTCCAGAGCAAGCGTTCGGTCATGCTGTAGAAGTAGACGCTCAAAAAAAAACTGTAGTGTTTGCCGGAGAATTAGAGCACGCAGAACATATCCAGGATTTGATCTTAAATTACGGACCGGATCCGCTTTTGCCCGCTTCTAAGGGCTCTATGAGCGCAACTCTCGAAGAGTGA
- a CDS encoding MaoC family dehydratase → MAKIPTSPFAELGPKTPVETGTVKRGIYGRYLEEFTEGAIFEHPRELTIDRSFAQEFATTFMEANPLYLSAPYAQAHGFKDLLVSPLMVFNVALSLGVQNDSEKALANLGYYDVQFLKPVYPGDTLSAKTKIIKIDDKGPDKPGIVHVRTICLNQNKELVLQYERKIMIYHSNGKPKGTPKPVIKDAFFPETDSPVIELPELKFPKGFETATWTDTYFENFAAGQIYIHQNGRTITDEHFPWTYRVGNTHPLHYDKLYSSGISGPMGGEPVVYGGLVFAWLCGLSSRDVTENVIWDLGFTEGYHTQPSFSGDTVTAITRVLSVKDRGTEFGIPAGEVHLQFIGLKNIKANDAFEKFGADLFLKENDKKKHGKEKLPEKIFEIERKILIKKK, encoded by the coding sequence ATGGCTAAAATCCCTACTTCCCCCTTCGCGGAACTAGGTCCTAAAACTCCGGTGGAAACCGGAACCGTAAAACGGGGCATTTACGGCAGATATCTGGAAGAATTTACAGAAGGTGCAATTTTCGAACATCCAAGAGAACTGACGATCGATCGTTCTTTTGCCCAAGAGTTTGCTACCACTTTTATGGAAGCAAATCCACTTTATCTTTCCGCTCCTTATGCACAAGCTCACGGATTTAAGGATCTATTAGTTTCTCCTTTGATGGTGTTCAACGTGGCACTTTCCTTGGGAGTTCAAAACGATTCCGAAAAAGCACTCGCGAACCTTGGATACTATGACGTTCAATTCCTGAAACCTGTGTATCCAGGAGATACTCTTTCTGCTAAAACCAAAATTATCAAAATAGATGATAAAGGGCCGGACAAACCGGGGATTGTTCATGTTCGCACAATCTGTTTGAACCAAAACAAGGAATTAGTACTTCAATACGAAAGAAAGATCATGATCTATCACTCCAACGGAAAACCGAAAGGAACTCCTAAACCGGTGATCAAAGATGCTTTCTTCCCGGAGACTGATAGCCCGGTGATCGAACTTCCTGAGCTAAAGTTCCCGAAAGGTTTCGAGACGGCTACTTGGACGGATACTTATTTCGAAAATTTCGCAGCTGGTCAGATCTATATCCACCAAAACGGAAGAACTATCACTGACGAACACTTCCCTTGGACGTACAGAGTTGGGAATACTCACCCGCTTCATTACGACAAACTTTACTCTTCCGGAATTTCCGGACCAATGGGTGGAGAACCTGTCGTTTACGGAGGACTCGTATTTGCATGGTTATGCGGACTTTCTTCCAGAGATGTAACTGAGAATGTTATTTGGGATCTTGGATTCACAGAAGGATATCATACTCAACCTTCTTTCAGCGGAGACACTGTAACTGCGATCACCAGAGTTCTTTCCGTAAAAGATAGAGGAACCGAATTTGGGATCCCTGCGGGAGAAGTCCATCTTCAGTTCATCGGTCTGAAAAACATCAAGGCAAATGACGCCTTCGAAAAATTCGGAGCGGATCTATTCTTAAAAGAGAACGATAAGAAAAAACACGGTAAGGAAAAACTTCCTGAGAAAATTTTCGAAATCGAAAGAAAGATCTTAATTAAGAAGAAATAA
- the lsa23 gene encoding surface adhesion protein Lsa23 has product MKSYLLVPLFFLYLGCTSPPLPVFKNTDGICPKSDLFVLSQPEIDVQTGNDLVGIYCKANITPIGFEWEISLVFRDEIHPSSWKDFFYRVYRRIRYGRTYDIETFLVRLDPDGKTFQLDLKNVYSGDQIFQEDPVVHKDRILSSSFLENRNSLPILYVNTWNHMFGEKDNNPELTKQEIQISEFRFGSRTQLDGYFGTY; this is encoded by the coding sequence ATGAAATCTTATCTTCTGGTCCCACTATTCTTTCTTTATTTAGGCTGCACGAGTCCGCCTTTGCCTGTATTCAAAAACACAGACGGGATCTGCCCCAAGTCGGATCTTTTCGTATTATCCCAACCTGAGATAGATGTGCAGACCGGGAATGATCTTGTAGGCATCTACTGTAAGGCCAATATCACTCCGATTGGATTCGAATGGGAAATCAGTTTAGTGTTTCGAGATGAGATCCATCCAAGCAGCTGGAAGGATTTTTTCTATAGGGTCTACAGAAGGATACGTTATGGTAGGACCTACGACATAGAAACCTTTTTAGTCCGACTGGATCCAGATGGTAAAACTTTCCAATTGGATCTGAAGAATGTTTACTCAGGAGATCAAATCTTCCAAGAGGACCCAGTCGTCCATAAGGACAGGATACTTTCTTCTTCTTTTTTAGAAAATCGGAACTCACTGCCCATTCTGTATGTAAACACATGGAATCATATGTTTGGGGAGAAGGACAATAATCCGGAGCTTACGAAACAAGAGATCCAAATTTCCGAGTTCCGTTTTGGATCCAGAACCCAACTGGACGGGTATTTCGGGACTTATTAG